A window from Onychostoma macrolepis isolate SWU-2019 chromosome 07, ASM1243209v1, whole genome shotgun sequence encodes these proteins:
- the chrna7a gene encoding neuronal acetylcholine receptor subunit alpha-7a isoform X1, which produces MGIWEYTLYFTTTTCLWSVSLQGEHQRRLYRDLMKDYNPLERPVFNDTHSLTVYFSFSLMQIMDVDEKNQVLTTNIWLQLYWYDYYLQWNTSEYPGVTNVRFPDSQIWKPDILLYNSADERFDATFHTNVLVNSSGACQYLPPGIFKSTCYIDVRWFPFDLQRCDLKFGSWTYGGWSLDLQMIDADITGYIANGEWDLVEVPGRRNERFYDCCKEPYPDVTFTVVMRRRTLYYGLNLLIPCVLISTLALLVFLLPADSGEKISLGITVLLSLTVFMLLVAEIMPATSDSVPLIAQYFATTMVIVGLSVIATVWVLQYHYHDPDGGQMPKWTRVVLLNWCAWFLRMKRPGEDRVRSACHNKQPRSSLSSVDLNISTGAAQSTNGNLLYIGFRGMDAIHYATSPDSGVICSRLVATGEEDVLLPGAQASSVSSGPGESELSKILDEVRYIAKRFRDQDEEGSMCNEWKFAASVIDRLCLMAFSLFTILCTIGILMSAPNFVEAISKDFFT; this is translated from the exons ATGGGAATTTGGGAATATACTCTTTATTTTACCACCACAACCTGCCTATGGAGTG TGTCACTTCAGGGAGAGCATCAGAGGAGACTCTACAGAGACTTGATGAAAGACTATAACCCACTGGAGAGACCTGTGTTCAATGACACACACTCCCTCACTGTGTATTTCAGCTTCAGTCTCATGCAGATCATGGATGTG GATGAGAAGAATCAAGTACTTACAACCAACATTTGGTTGCAGCTG TACTGGTATGACTACTATCTTCAGTGGAACACGTCTGAATATCCCGGAGTGACGAATGTACGATTTCCTGACAGTCAGATCTGGAAGCCTGACATCTTACTGTATAACAG TGCTGATGAAAGGTTTGATGCCACATTTCATACTAATGTGCTGGTGAATTCCTCTGGTGCCTGCCAATACCTACCACCAG GGATCTTCAAAAGCACCTGCTACATCGATGTTCGCTGGTTCCCCTTTGATCTTCAGAGGTGTGATTTGAAGTTTGGCTCCTGGACGTATGGGGGATGGTCTCTGGACCTGCAGATGATTGATGCTGACATCACAGGATATATTGCAAATGGAGAGTGGGACCTTGTGG AGGTTCCAGGTCGAAGGAATGAAAGATTCTATGACTGCTGCAAGGAGCCGTACCCAGATGTGACTTTCACGGTGGTGATGCGGAGACGGACGCTATACTACGGTCTAAATCTGCTTATACCCTGCGTACTCATCTCTACTCTGGCCCTGCTGGTCTTCCTGCTGCCTGCTGACTCAGGCGAGAAGATCTCTCTTG GGATCACAGTCCTCCTCTCTCTGACAGTTTTCATGCTTCTGGTAGCAGAAATAATGCCCGCAACATCAGACTCGGTGCCTTTAATAG CTCAGTATTTTGCCACCACCATGGTTATTGTTGGCCTGTCTGTGATAGCCACAGTCTGGGTATTACAATACCACTACCATGATCCAGATGGAGGACAAATGCCAAAATGG ACCCGTGTGGTGCTGTTGAACTGGTGCGCGTGGTTCCTGCGGATGAAGAGGCCTGGCGAGGACCGAGTTCGCTCAGCTTGTCACAATAAGCAGCCACGCAGCAGCCTCTCCAGCGTGGATCTGAACATCAGCACTGGAGCCGCGCAGTCCACCAATGGAAACCTGCTGTACATCGGCTTCCGTGGAATGGACGCTATTCACTATGCCACTTCACCTGATTCAGGGGTGATCTGCAGCCGGCTCGTCGCCACAGGTGAGGAGGATGTGCTGCTCCCTGGGGCTCAGGCGTCTTCCGTTAGTAGCGGCCCTGGAGAAAGTGAACTGTCCAAAATCTTGGATGAGGTTCGGTACATCGCCAAACGCTTCCGGGACCAAGACGAGGAGGGGAGTATGTGTAACGAGTGGAAGTTTGCAGCATCTGTTATTGACCGTCTTTGTCTCATGGCCTTTTCTCTGTTCACCATCCTCTGCACCATTGGTATCTTAATGTCTGCCCCTAATTTTGTAGAGGCCATTTCCAAAGATTTCTTTACCTGA
- the chrna7a gene encoding neuronal acetylcholine receptor subunit alpha-7a isoform X2, whose amino-acid sequence MGIWEYTLYFTTTTCLWSVSLQGEHQRRLYRDLMKDYNPLERPVFNDTHSLTVYFSFSLMQIMDVDEKNQVLTTNIWLQLYWYDYYLQWNTSEYPGVTNVRFPDSQIWKPDILLYNSADERFDATFHTNVLVNSSGACQYLPPGIFKSTCYIDVRWFPFDLQRCDLKFGSWTYGGWSLDLQMIDADITGYIANGEWDLVEVPGRRNERFYDCCKEPYPDVTFTVVMRRRTLYYGLNLLIPCVLISTLALLVFLLPADSGEKISLVFMLLVAEIMPATSDSVPLIAQYFATTMVIVGLSVIATVWVLQYHYHDPDGGQMPKWTRVVLLNWCAWFLRMKRPGEDRVRSACHNKQPRSSLSSVDLNISTGAAQSTNGNLLYIGFRGMDAIHYATSPDSGVICSRLVATGEEDVLLPGAQASSVSSGPGESELSKILDEVRYIAKRFRDQDEEGSMCNEWKFAASVIDRLCLMAFSLFTILCTIGILMSAPNFVEAISKDFFT is encoded by the exons ATGGGAATTTGGGAATATACTCTTTATTTTACCACCACAACCTGCCTATGGAGTG TGTCACTTCAGGGAGAGCATCAGAGGAGACTCTACAGAGACTTGATGAAAGACTATAACCCACTGGAGAGACCTGTGTTCAATGACACACACTCCCTCACTGTGTATTTCAGCTTCAGTCTCATGCAGATCATGGATGTG GATGAGAAGAATCAAGTACTTACAACCAACATTTGGTTGCAGCTG TACTGGTATGACTACTATCTTCAGTGGAACACGTCTGAATATCCCGGAGTGACGAATGTACGATTTCCTGACAGTCAGATCTGGAAGCCTGACATCTTACTGTATAACAG TGCTGATGAAAGGTTTGATGCCACATTTCATACTAATGTGCTGGTGAATTCCTCTGGTGCCTGCCAATACCTACCACCAG GGATCTTCAAAAGCACCTGCTACATCGATGTTCGCTGGTTCCCCTTTGATCTTCAGAGGTGTGATTTGAAGTTTGGCTCCTGGACGTATGGGGGATGGTCTCTGGACCTGCAGATGATTGATGCTGACATCACAGGATATATTGCAAATGGAGAGTGGGACCTTGTGG AGGTTCCAGGTCGAAGGAATGAAAGATTCTATGACTGCTGCAAGGAGCCGTACCCAGATGTGACTTTCACGGTGGTGATGCGGAGACGGACGCTATACTACGGTCTAAATCTGCTTATACCCTGCGTACTCATCTCTACTCTGGCCCTGCTGGTCTTCCTGCTGCCTGCTGACTCAGGCGAGAAGATCTCTCTTG TTTTCATGCTTCTGGTAGCAGAAATAATGCCCGCAACATCAGACTCGGTGCCTTTAATAG CTCAGTATTTTGCCACCACCATGGTTATTGTTGGCCTGTCTGTGATAGCCACAGTCTGGGTATTACAATACCACTACCATGATCCAGATGGAGGACAAATGCCAAAATGG ACCCGTGTGGTGCTGTTGAACTGGTGCGCGTGGTTCCTGCGGATGAAGAGGCCTGGCGAGGACCGAGTTCGCTCAGCTTGTCACAATAAGCAGCCACGCAGCAGCCTCTCCAGCGTGGATCTGAACATCAGCACTGGAGCCGCGCAGTCCACCAATGGAAACCTGCTGTACATCGGCTTCCGTGGAATGGACGCTATTCACTATGCCACTTCACCTGATTCAGGGGTGATCTGCAGCCGGCTCGTCGCCACAGGTGAGGAGGATGTGCTGCTCCCTGGGGCTCAGGCGTCTTCCGTTAGTAGCGGCCCTGGAGAAAGTGAACTGTCCAAAATCTTGGATGAGGTTCGGTACATCGCCAAACGCTTCCGGGACCAAGACGAGGAGGGGAGTATGTGTAACGAGTGGAAGTTTGCAGCATCTGTTATTGACCGTCTTTGTCTCATGGCCTTTTCTCTGTTCACCATCCTCTGCACCATTGGTATCTTAATGTCTGCCCCTAATTTTGTAGAGGCCATTTCCAAAGATTTCTTTACCTGA
- the chrna7a gene encoding neuronal acetylcholine receptor subunit alpha-7a isoform X3: MGIWEYTLYFTTTTCLWSVSLQGEHQRRLYRDLMKDYNPLERPVFNDTHSLTVYFSFSLMQIMDVDEKNQVLTTNIWLQLYWYDYYLQWNTSEYPGVTNVRFPDSQIWKPDILLYNSADERFDATFHTNVLVNSSGACQYLPPGIFKSTCYIDVRWFPFDLQRCDLKFGSWTYGGWSLDLQMIDADITGYIANGEWDLVEVPGRRNERFYDCCKEPYPDVTFTVVMRRRTLYYGLNLLIPCVLISTLALLVFLLPADSGEKISLAQYFATTMVIVGLSVIATVWVLQYHYHDPDGGQMPKWTRVVLLNWCAWFLRMKRPGEDRVRSACHNKQPRSSLSSVDLNISTGAAQSTNGNLLYIGFRGMDAIHYATSPDSGVICSRLVATGEEDVLLPGAQASSVSSGPGESELSKILDEVRYIAKRFRDQDEEGSMCNEWKFAASVIDRLCLMAFSLFTILCTIGILMSAPNFVEAISKDFFT, encoded by the exons ATGGGAATTTGGGAATATACTCTTTATTTTACCACCACAACCTGCCTATGGAGTG TGTCACTTCAGGGAGAGCATCAGAGGAGACTCTACAGAGACTTGATGAAAGACTATAACCCACTGGAGAGACCTGTGTTCAATGACACACACTCCCTCACTGTGTATTTCAGCTTCAGTCTCATGCAGATCATGGATGTG GATGAGAAGAATCAAGTACTTACAACCAACATTTGGTTGCAGCTG TACTGGTATGACTACTATCTTCAGTGGAACACGTCTGAATATCCCGGAGTGACGAATGTACGATTTCCTGACAGTCAGATCTGGAAGCCTGACATCTTACTGTATAACAG TGCTGATGAAAGGTTTGATGCCACATTTCATACTAATGTGCTGGTGAATTCCTCTGGTGCCTGCCAATACCTACCACCAG GGATCTTCAAAAGCACCTGCTACATCGATGTTCGCTGGTTCCCCTTTGATCTTCAGAGGTGTGATTTGAAGTTTGGCTCCTGGACGTATGGGGGATGGTCTCTGGACCTGCAGATGATTGATGCTGACATCACAGGATATATTGCAAATGGAGAGTGGGACCTTGTGG AGGTTCCAGGTCGAAGGAATGAAAGATTCTATGACTGCTGCAAGGAGCCGTACCCAGATGTGACTTTCACGGTGGTGATGCGGAGACGGACGCTATACTACGGTCTAAATCTGCTTATACCCTGCGTACTCATCTCTACTCTGGCCCTGCTGGTCTTCCTGCTGCCTGCTGACTCAGGCGAGAAGATCTCTCTTG CTCAGTATTTTGCCACCACCATGGTTATTGTTGGCCTGTCTGTGATAGCCACAGTCTGGGTATTACAATACCACTACCATGATCCAGATGGAGGACAAATGCCAAAATGG ACCCGTGTGGTGCTGTTGAACTGGTGCGCGTGGTTCCTGCGGATGAAGAGGCCTGGCGAGGACCGAGTTCGCTCAGCTTGTCACAATAAGCAGCCACGCAGCAGCCTCTCCAGCGTGGATCTGAACATCAGCACTGGAGCCGCGCAGTCCACCAATGGAAACCTGCTGTACATCGGCTTCCGTGGAATGGACGCTATTCACTATGCCACTTCACCTGATTCAGGGGTGATCTGCAGCCGGCTCGTCGCCACAGGTGAGGAGGATGTGCTGCTCCCTGGGGCTCAGGCGTCTTCCGTTAGTAGCGGCCCTGGAGAAAGTGAACTGTCCAAAATCTTGGATGAGGTTCGGTACATCGCCAAACGCTTCCGGGACCAAGACGAGGAGGGGAGTATGTGTAACGAGTGGAAGTTTGCAGCATCTGTTATTGACCGTCTTTGTCTCATGGCCTTTTCTCTGTTCACCATCCTCTGCACCATTGGTATCTTAATGTCTGCCCCTAATTTTGTAGAGGCCATTTCCAAAGATTTCTTTACCTGA
- the chrna7a gene encoding neuronal acetylcholine receptor subunit alpha-7a isoform X4, which yields MKDYNPLERPVFNDTHSLTVYFSFSLMQIMDVDEKNQVLTTNIWLQLYWYDYYLQWNTSEYPGVTNVRFPDSQIWKPDILLYNSADERFDATFHTNVLVNSSGACQYLPPGIFKSTCYIDVRWFPFDLQRCDLKFGSWTYGGWSLDLQMIDADITGYIANGEWDLVEVPGRRNERFYDCCKEPYPDVTFTVVMRRRTLYYGLNLLIPCVLISTLALLVFLLPADSGEKISLGITVLLSLTVFMLLVAEIMPATSDSVPLIAQYFATTMVIVGLSVIATVWVLQYHYHDPDGGQMPKWTRVVLLNWCAWFLRMKRPGEDRVRSACHNKQPRSSLSSVDLNISTGAAQSTNGNLLYIGFRGMDAIHYATSPDSGVICSRLVATGEEDVLLPGAQASSVSSGPGESELSKILDEVRYIAKRFRDQDEEGSMCNEWKFAASVIDRLCLMAFSLFTILCTIGILMSAPNFVEAISKDFFT from the exons ATGAAAGACTATAACCCACTGGAGAGACCTGTGTTCAATGACACACACTCCCTCACTGTGTATTTCAGCTTCAGTCTCATGCAGATCATGGATGTG GATGAGAAGAATCAAGTACTTACAACCAACATTTGGTTGCAGCTG TACTGGTATGACTACTATCTTCAGTGGAACACGTCTGAATATCCCGGAGTGACGAATGTACGATTTCCTGACAGTCAGATCTGGAAGCCTGACATCTTACTGTATAACAG TGCTGATGAAAGGTTTGATGCCACATTTCATACTAATGTGCTGGTGAATTCCTCTGGTGCCTGCCAATACCTACCACCAG GGATCTTCAAAAGCACCTGCTACATCGATGTTCGCTGGTTCCCCTTTGATCTTCAGAGGTGTGATTTGAAGTTTGGCTCCTGGACGTATGGGGGATGGTCTCTGGACCTGCAGATGATTGATGCTGACATCACAGGATATATTGCAAATGGAGAGTGGGACCTTGTGG AGGTTCCAGGTCGAAGGAATGAAAGATTCTATGACTGCTGCAAGGAGCCGTACCCAGATGTGACTTTCACGGTGGTGATGCGGAGACGGACGCTATACTACGGTCTAAATCTGCTTATACCCTGCGTACTCATCTCTACTCTGGCCCTGCTGGTCTTCCTGCTGCCTGCTGACTCAGGCGAGAAGATCTCTCTTG GGATCACAGTCCTCCTCTCTCTGACAGTTTTCATGCTTCTGGTAGCAGAAATAATGCCCGCAACATCAGACTCGGTGCCTTTAATAG CTCAGTATTTTGCCACCACCATGGTTATTGTTGGCCTGTCTGTGATAGCCACAGTCTGGGTATTACAATACCACTACCATGATCCAGATGGAGGACAAATGCCAAAATGG ACCCGTGTGGTGCTGTTGAACTGGTGCGCGTGGTTCCTGCGGATGAAGAGGCCTGGCGAGGACCGAGTTCGCTCAGCTTGTCACAATAAGCAGCCACGCAGCAGCCTCTCCAGCGTGGATCTGAACATCAGCACTGGAGCCGCGCAGTCCACCAATGGAAACCTGCTGTACATCGGCTTCCGTGGAATGGACGCTATTCACTATGCCACTTCACCTGATTCAGGGGTGATCTGCAGCCGGCTCGTCGCCACAGGTGAGGAGGATGTGCTGCTCCCTGGGGCTCAGGCGTCTTCCGTTAGTAGCGGCCCTGGAGAAAGTGAACTGTCCAAAATCTTGGATGAGGTTCGGTACATCGCCAAACGCTTCCGGGACCAAGACGAGGAGGGGAGTATGTGTAACGAGTGGAAGTTTGCAGCATCTGTTATTGACCGTCTTTGTCTCATGGCCTTTTCTCTGTTCACCATCCTCTGCACCATTGGTATCTTAATGTCTGCCCCTAATTTTGTAGAGGCCATTTCCAAAGATTTCTTTACCTGA